From the genome of Aquiluna borgnonia:
AAGAAGGCCGGGGCCCGATCCGCCAGATCGAGATGATGATGCTGAAGACCTTCTTTCAAACAGGAGAAATTCCAAATGGCACGTATTGCTGGAGTAGATATCCCTCGCGACAAGCGCGTGGTTATCTCCCTTACCTACATCTACGGCATTGGCCGTACTCGCTCGAGCGAGATTCTAAAGACCACCAAGATTGACGAGAGCGTTCGCGTCAAGGACCTTACCGACGACCAGTTGGTTGCCCTCCGCGACGAGATCGAGAAGAACTACAAGGTTGAGGGTGACCTGCGCCGCGATGTCGCCGCAGACATCCGTCGCAAAGTTGAAATCGGTTCATACGAGGGTCTGCGC
Proteins encoded in this window:
- the rpsM gene encoding 30S ribosomal protein S13 — encoded protein: MARIAGVDIPRDKRVVISLTYIYGIGRTRSSEILKTTKIDESVRVKDLTDDQLVALRDEIEKNYKVEGDLRRDVAADIRRKVEIGSYEGLRHRKGLPVRGQRTKTNARTRKGPKRTVAGKKKATR